A window of Hymenobacter siberiensis genomic DNA:
GGGTGGTGCGCTCCACGCCGCCCCGGGTTTTCACCTTCACAAATACCACGTCGCTGGGCGAGTGCTTGTGCAGCACGCCGTCGAGGTCGCCGGAACTCTTAATGGTCTGGCCATCAAGCACCATTAGCTGGTCGCCCCGGTCAATGCCGGCCTTGTACAGGCCCGAGCCAATCTGGGTATTGTAGGCCACTAGGCAGCGGCCTTCTTCGTCAAACTCTACCTGGCTGGGCAGGGCCGCGCCCAGGGCGCGGGTCGGAATCACGGCTAGGCCAGCCACCAGCAGGTTCTCGCTGAAGCGTGGCTGCTCGCGGCCGTACACGTACTGCCGGAAGAAGCGGTCGGCAAACACGGTGTCCTTGCTCACCTCGCCCAGCACGCGCTGCAGGTCGCGGGTCGTGTAGGGGTTGGTGGGGGCGTAGCCCGCCTGCTTTTTACCGTACTGCTGCCACATGGCCTGCATAAACTTGTCGAGCGAGGAGCGGTGGTGCTGGCGCAGCTGCAAATCGAGCACCAGCGCAATGCCCGCGCCCTGGTCGTAATACGACAAGTTGGTGTTTACCAGGTTCATCGGGGCGCCGGTGCCGGCCCCATCGGTGTAGGCGGCTTGGCGGCTCATGTCGATGGCCGAGGCGTAGCGGGCACCGGGGCTGTTCTGGCGCAGGTTCACCCAGCGGCTGATGTCGTCGTAAAACTCCTCGTCCTCAATCAGCTTGGCGCGGCGCAGGGCCAGGCGGCCGTAGTACTGCGTGAAGCCTTCGGCAAACCAGAGGTTGTCACTCATGTTTACACGCTGGAAATCAAAGGGCTCCAGGTCTTTTGGGCGTAGGCGCTCCACGTTCCAGGCGTGGAAGAACTCGTGGGCCACGGTACCCAGGTTTTTGGTTGCGTCCTCGTCCTTCAGCGTGCGGGGGCTGGTTACGGAAGTGGAGTTGCGGTGTTCCATGCCGTCGCCGGAAGCCTGGCTCAGGTAGTCGGCCACGAAGGTGTAGCGGGCAAAGTCAAACGTGGGCAGCTCGCCAAAAATGGCCTTCTCCTCCTTCACCACCTTCTGGATTTTCTTGGCATAGGCATCAATTTCCGATACCGGACCCATATACAGCGTCGCCAGCTCAATGGTCTGGTCGCCCTCCTGCCACGACAGCACCTGCTGGGCACCCAACGACACCGGGCTATCCATCATGTACTGCATGTTGGGGGCGGTGTACACGGCCTTATCACTGCCCTGGCGCAGCTGCGAGGCCACTTTCCAGGTAGCGGGCAGGTCAAACTTGATTTCGGTGGCGCGGCCTTCCAGGTCGGTGGCGTAACATAGGGCCGCCGGTAGGTTGAGGTGGGCGTGCTGCTGGTCGATGCCCACGTTGGTACCATCCGTCTGGTCGCCGTACAGCGTGTAGCTGAAAATCACGGTGCCGTCGGCGGCGGGCATCACGTCCCAGCCGTAGGGGTCGGGGCGATTCAGCGGCAGGGGATGGTTGCTGCCATCGGTAGCCACCACGTAATACACGTTTTTGGCAAAATCATGAATCGAATAGCGGCCGGGCGAGCTGCGGGCCATGCGTACGTGCAGCGGTCCGCCGCCGGGCAGCCCCGAAAACGTCGCCGTCACCTTCGCCTCGTGGTGCACCGCGTTGGGAAACGCCATGGTGTAGCGCACGGCCGGGCCCGTATCGGCCTTGGCCTGAACCGGGGCGGGGGGCGCCGTCACGATGGGGGCCGCCGCCGGGGCCACTGGCGTAGCACTTATCGGGGCGGGCTTGGGGGCCGCAGGTTTGGCAGGTACTGGTTTGGCGGGTGCTGGTTTAAGAAGAACAGCTTTGGCTGGCGCGGGCTTGGCTAAGGCGGGCTTAGCTACGGCCGGAGCGGCCTTGGCCGGCACAGGTTTTACCTGCGCCAGCACCGGAAAAGCGCCCAGCCCTAAAGAAAATAAAATAGCGGTTGTGGCGGTGTGTTTCATGGGCAGAAATAATAAGGAAACAAGTAATGCAATAGAAAGTCGCGAACGATGTGGAATACAAAGTTGCAGAAAATTTACAATAAAATAAGGGTATTCATTGCAAAAAACGGTCTCGGTAATGATAAAGTCATGTTTCAACTATGTGAAACAGTGTTAGTAAATATCAAGGTTGGGCCGTAGCCGGGTTTTCCCTAAAAACCAGGGCTTCTATCGCTCCGCCAAAAAAAAGCTGCGGGTGTCCGGCCACTAGCCCCAACCGGCCTAGGGCCGTGCGCAGGTCGGGCATCTCCTGAGCGCGCAGCCCGGTCGTGAGCCAGAAAAACGTGTACATCGATTGGAGCAGCCAGTGCCGCCAGCCGCGCCGCGCCGGCCGGAAGTCTGCCACCAGCCACGGGGCTCCGGGGCCTTGGGCAGCGCGCAGTTGCGCCACGGCCGCCTCAAGGTCGGCCAGGGGCACGCAGTCCAGCACGAAAAAGGTGATGATGGCCCCAAACCGCTCGGCCGGTTGCAGGGCCGCCTGGGTGCCGTGCCGGAACTCAACCCGGCCCACCGCCTGCGGATGCTCGCGCACCAGCCGGGCGCGGGCGCGGGCCAGCATCCGGGGCGATGCTTCCAGGTACAGCACCGTGGCCGCCGGTGCCCGCCGCAGTACTTCGCCCAGTACCCAGCCCGTGCCCCCGCCCAATATGAGAACGTGCGGAGCCCCACCCGGCAGGCCGCGCAGGGCCGCCCGCTGGGCCGCCTGCTGCGAAGTCCCGAACACCAGAGCGGCCAGCGCATCATAAAACCAGGCGGCCCGGTCGAAGCCAACCAACTTTTCGGGGGCAATGAGGGCTGAAAAAGGGGCTGTGGGGGGTGAAGCCATCCGAAAATAACAGGTGCAGGAAAATAAATTAGGCCGGCAAGTAACTGAAAAACAATTGCCGGTACCATTTGGCACCCCTGCCAAAAGGAAAAAAACGGCCTATATGTTGCGTGGCGGCAAATCGGCACTGTATCTTTGCAGCATCAAAAGGCCACCATCCTTCTAGGATGAGCGGTTTTTTAGCCCAGCTTGCGCTTGTGGCGAAATTGGTAGACGCGCTGTCTTCAGGCGGCAGTTCCGCAAGGTGTGGGAGTTCGAGTCTCCCCGAGCGCACGTGTTAAAAAGCCAGCCCCACCGGGCTGGCTTTTTTATTTCCCGTATCTGGAAGCAGCTGCCGGCTTTTCTGTTATCAGCCTTTTTGCCCGCTATGAATCGGTTGACCTCCCGCTTGCTGGCCCTGGTTGGCTTGCTCACCGTCGAAGTGCTGTTTGGCCTAGTGCTGTTCATCGTGGCATTCGCGGTGTTCTTTTACCTGGCGCGGGTGGTGTTCGTGCATCATTCGGTGGCGCTCGACAACTGGGCTTCGGGCATCGTGGATGGCTGGCGGCTAGCCCACCCGGGCCTGACCGGGCCGGTGCGGATGGTCACGTTTTTCGCGGCGCTGCCGTTTCTGCTGCCGGCCAGCATTATCGCGCCGCTGCTCATCCGCCGGGCCGGCCACCCGCGCGGGGCCTTGGAAATGCTGCTGGCCATGGCCGGCAGCGTGCTGCTCAACCAGCTGCTTAAGCTATACTTCAACCGCCCCCGCCCTTCCAATGCCCTGCTGCACACATTCGGTCTGAGCTTTCCTAGCGGCCACGCCATGCTGGGCTTCACGTTCTACGGGTGCCTGGCGTGGCTGCTGGCACGGCATTTCAAGCGGCCGGGGTGGGTGGTCCCGCTGCTGCTGTGGGCGGGGCTCATTGGTCTCACGCGGGTGTATCTGCACGCGCACTACGCCACCGATGTGCTGGCGGGCTTCGCGGGCGGCGTGGCGTGGCTGGTGGCTTTCCGGGTCGGCCTAAAGCTGTTCTGGCGCGAGGAAGCGGCGGTGATGCAGCAGGAAAGAGCATCGTCCTGATGCACTTTTGCTTAGCCCGATGGCGTTGGACGCCGTGTTATTCTACCAGCCGCACCCGCACCCGCAGGGCCAGCAGGCCTTTCACGCCCTGCAGCTCTTCCAGCTCCAGCTCCTCCACCTCGGGCTCCAGCATGCCCCGGTCCTGGAGGTAGTCGATGTACTCGTAGTATTCCATGGCCTCCCGGGTCTGGGCGTACACTAGGGCCAGGGTGCCGGGCTGGGTCAGGCGCTCGCCGGTGCCCATCACGGTGGCTTTGTCAATTCGCTTTTTGATGATTTCGTAGCGAATGTTGTAGGCTCCGTCCACGTCGAACTGCCGCTCATCCTGCCGGAACCGGATGCTCAGCGACTGCCCGTGAATGAGGATAAGCTGCGTCGTTTCCAGCGGTACGGGCAGGGTTGCTTTCAGCACATGGGTGCGGCGCGTGATTTCTACCATCGTCAGCAGCTGCCACAGGCGCAGGTTTTTCAGGAATACCAGGTCGAACGGCTTGTCCTGCACCAGCGTGCTGCCCACGTAAATGTTGAACTCCACGCCATCGGTCTTGTTGCGCTGGAAGTAGTGCGGGAACATCAGCTGCGCCTTATCTTCCTCTTCATCAAGGTAGTCGCTCACGGCATCGTTGAGCGTCGTCACACTGATTTCGAAGTCCTGGCGGCGCTTGTAAAGAATGCCCAGCTTGGGGTCGATGTTGTTCCAGTAGCTGGTGATGATGGGACGCAGCTCGGGCGTGTGCGTGGCCAGGTACTCGAACAGCGGCTCCACTTCGCGCTTCAGCGAATCGTAAATGTTGGCCTCGTCGCCGGTGAGCATGCCCTCGCGCAGGCGCTTCAGGTTTTTGGTGACGTAAAATTTCAGCTCGTCCAGAATGGGCAGCTGCTGGCATTCAGAGGCCTTATTCAACACCTTGTTGGCCAGGGTAAGGTGCTCGATGAGGTCGCCCTGAATGGCCTCGTTGCGCACCGTGCTGCTGCCCCGAATGTCGCAGGAGCCGTGCAGCGGGTACACGTCCTCAAACACGATGGCTTCCATCTCGGCCGTGCGGTTGCCGGCATCCAGCTGGGTGAGCAGGTTGCGGGCCGCATCGGCAAAGCGCCACTCCATGGTGGGGTGAATGGCCGTGAATTTCTGCTGAATCACGGCTTGAATGCGGGATTGCAGGTCCTCGGCGTTGCGCTTCACGGCCACTGCAAACAGCGGCACAAACTGCGCCACCTTGTCCATATCAAACTCATCGAGGCCGTTCACATCGGGCGTGCCCAGCTCCAGCAGGCCCACCGTGTCGGTGCCATAAGGCAGCAGGGCCAGAATGGCCGACTTAATGCCCAGGGTGATGATTTGCTGGCGCAGGTCCTTCGGAATGTCCGAATTGGCTACGTCTTTGAGCACCAGCGGCTCGCGCTCGCGCAGCAGGCGCTCATAAATCTGGCGGAAGCTGCTGTTGGCCGACTGATTCTGCACCTGTTTGGCGAGAAAGCTGTGGTTGATTTTGCGTCCAAAATCCACAAAAGCCCGCTTCTTCTCATCGTAAGCCGCAATGCCCAGCTGCAGAGCCGGCATCGCAAACAGCACCCGCAGCTTCTCCTGAATCTGCTCGAAGCGGGCCGGGTTTTGCAGCACGTCGCGCTCCAGCAGGTCATACTTCAGCTCCGACAGAATTTCCTGGTCGGTCACATCCACCAGCTGCAACAGGTTGAATCCTTCCAGCTCGAAGTTCTCGGCCGGCAGCAGCTCGTGCCAAACCTCCGGCCGTTGGCGGTTATGCACCAGGAATTCAATTTGCTCGGGCGTGAGCGCGGGCAGCTCGCCTACCACCCGCACCGTCACAAAATCGGAGTTGAAATCGACCCCGTAGTGCCGGTACAGTCCAACTTTGTAATCGGGCACGGTGAACACAATGGTACCCAGCGCCGGCATTTCGGCTCCATACAGGCGGTGCAGTATCAGGTGGTAGGCCATCAGGCCCATCTGCCGCTCCATGGTTGGCATGTCGATGTTGAGCGGCTGCTTCACGGTGCGGTCCTTGTTTAGCAGCACCTCCTCAAACAGGAGCGTAGAGTAGAAGCTGTGCCGTTGGAAGGGGGCCACCACCCCGCTGATGTCGGTAGCGAACGAGGCCGGTGGAAAAATGGCCAGCATCAGCGTTTCCACCAGGTCGCAGTTGCACTCCAGCACCGAATAATCGGTGAGCAGTCCTCGGCACCACGCGGCCTGGGCCACCTGTTCGCCAATGGTGCGGGCCAGCAGCGCCACGCCGGCATTGCTGGCGCTTTCGCGCGCATGCCAGTAGGCAATCAGTGGCTCGAGGCTGAGCGTAGACCGAAACGGGAAAGCAGAAGAAGCAGGGGCGGCCGGCTGGGGTGCAACGGGCACCGCCGGAGCCACCGTGAGAGTAGGTTCAACAGCCATAGAAACGAAAACAGGAATGCCCGGCCAAACGTTGCAGCCCGACAATAGCTATACGCAAGCCAGTGCCAGGCGGGCTACTTGGTGATGATAAAGACGGGTTTGTCTTTGAGATTGGTTGTCTCGGCTGTAGCGATGCCGGCCGTGCTGTCCTTGCGCGTGGTGATGACCTTCTGCGTATTGGTGTAGCAGGTGCAGCAGCCGTTGCCATCCAGGTTTCCCTTCAGCGACACCTTATCGATAACTACCGCGAAGACCGGGCGTTTCTTGCGCGGGACCGGCAGCGCCGGGTAGTAGCGCACGTAATACTGGTACTGGTCGAGCTTGGCGGTGCTGACCTGGGAAAACGGTGTAGTATTGTTGATAACAATCGTGTCGTAAGCCTGGGCTGCGGAGCGAATCAGGGTCGCGGTTTCGGGCTTGGTGCCCGGGTTGGTGCCGCTGGCCGGAATGATTACCAACGGATAGCGCTGAATCACAATGCTATCCAGGTCGGTATTCGTGGGGAAGTCTTTGCTTGAAAAAACCAGCTTGATGGCATCGGCCTGGGATTCGCCCGGGCAGTCGCACACATTATTGGCGCAGCAGCCGGGCAGCAGCAGCCCAAGGCCCAACAACAGAATGGCAGAAAACCGGAAAGACAGGAGGTGGGTCATGGCAAGCCCAAAGATAAGGCCCGTAGCGCCCATCTGCCCGGAACCGGGAAGGAGGGGCACTACGGGCCTTTTATAGTAGTCAGAATAGGGGGAAGCTTGCGGTAGTCCGGGGTTAGCGGCTGCCCGTTACCACCGACGAGGCCGGTAGGGTGGGGTTTTCTACGGTGCCGCCGGCCATCAGCAGGGGGCGCAGGCGGGTGGTGGCGGTGTCGAGCTGGGGCCGAATCTTGGCCATGGCACCGCGCAGGGCGATAACATCGGCCAGGCGGGGCGCGGCCGTCTGCGAATAACCGTGGTACATGGCCACTTTCACCTCCGAAGTGCCCGTGCCGAGGTACGAGCCCAGCAGGTTGCCGGCTGCGTCGCTTACCTGCACTTCGGCTTGCAGCGTGGTCTTATACCATTCCAGGGGCACGCCCACTATGGCGGGAATCATAAATGTGAGCACCTGCAGGCCCTGCACGGCACGGCCGGTGCGCAGGGTGCGTACCTTCTTCACGATGAGCTTGGCGTAGCCGTACGTGGCCGAGTCGGTGGGCTCGGTCAGGTTTATGCGGCACTCCTGCTGAAATAATTTCAGTGGGTCCTCCGGCAGCGCGCCGTCGTTCATGGCCAACGGGCCCTGGTCGGCCAGGATTTCCAGCGGGGGCAGGCGCTTGGAAATGGCGGCCGACGGCGTGCCTTTCATCATGCTCTTGACCGATACACAAGCCGGAGCGAGCAGTAGCATCGGCGAAAGTGCCAGCAATGCGAGGGGACTAGCAATTTTCATAGGAGTAAGGCAGAAATTTGTATAGTAAAAACCAAATATTAAAACCAAAAAATGCCTTTTTAAAATCGGTAGCACTAACCTGCAGAGGATAGGTGTAAAATTAGATGATTTACATCAACCTGTTGGCATGTACTCGGTAAAAAGCCTGAAAAAGCCCCTAAATAGTAGAGGATTAACCGGCCAAGCTAACCATTGAGCTTGGCTGTTATTGAAAAAGTTTTATTGTGTGATAGCCGTAGGGTCGGGGCCCTGGTAGTCGTCCACAAACTCGCCTTCCCAACGGGCCACGACGGCTGATGCCAAACAGTTGCCGAGCACGTTGACGGCCGTGCGGGCCATATCCATCAGGGCATCAATGCCCAGGATGATGAACACCGGCCAGGCCGGCAGGTTGAACGACGCCACCGTGGCCAGCAAAATTACCAGCGAGGCGCGGGGCACGCCTGCCACGCCCTTGCTGGTGAGCATCAGCGTGAACACCATGAGCAATTGCTGGCCAAAGGTGAGGGGGATGCCTGCCGCCTGCGCCACAAATACGGCGGCCAATGAAAGGTACAGCGTGGTGCCGTCGAGGTTAAAAGAATAGCCGGTGGGCATCACGAAGGCGACGATGCGCCGCGGCACCCCGATGCTTTCCATGGCTTCCATGGCGCGCGGCAGCGCCGCTTCCGACGAGGTGGTGGCGAAGGCAATGCTAACCGGCTCGGCCACGGCCGCAATGAAGCGACGCAGCGGCAGGCGCGCCAGCAGCGCCACCGGCAGCAGCACCAGCAGCACGAAGGCAATGAGCGCCCCATAAAGAGTGAGCAGTAGCTGCAAGGCATTGAGCAGCGGGGCAAAGCCCATTTTGCCCACCGTGTAGGCCAGGGCTCCGCCCACGCCCAGCGGCGCGAAATACATCACCACATTGGTGAACTTGAACATGACTTCCGACAGGCTTTCGCAGACTTCCAGCATCACGCGGCGCGGGCGCTCCGGCGTCATGGCCAGCCCGATGGCGAACAGAATAGCGAAAATAACGACCTGCAGGACCTGGCCCTCGGCTACCGATTTGGCAATGTTTTCGGGGAAGATGTGCAGGATGATGTCGGCGGCGGTTTGGGGGCCGGCCACGGCCAGGGTTTTGGCTTCATCGGAGGTGTTGGCGGCGCGGGCAGCGGCCAGCACATTGGCATCCAGCCGGCCGGCGTGGGTGAAGTTGATGGCCGCCAGGCCGATGAACAGCGCAAACGTGGTCACAACTTCAAAGTAAACCAGCGCTTTGAGGCCCATGCGGCCCACCTGCTTGAGGTCGGCGTGGCCGGCGATGCCTACGACCAGCGTAGCAAATACCAGCGGCGCGATGATGGTTTTCACCAGGCGCAGGAAGGCGTCGCTCAGTACTTTAAGGCTGATGGCTACGGCGGGTGCATCGTGGCCCAGCTCAATGCCGACCAGCATGCTCACCACAATCCAAAGGGTGAGGGAGCGGCGGGGGGCCACCGCGGCGGCAATGGTCAGCAGGGCCAGCCAGCGGGCGGCCACGGGCACAGCGGGCGGCAGGACCAGCATTTGGTTGGCGACGAGCACGGTGAGCACACCAGCCAGCAGCACCATAATAGCAACGAGGAGTAAACGGGATTTTGCCATGCAACTAAAAAAGGCCGTGAATACGGAATGAGGCATCAAAGAACGGCATTATCCCGCCAGCAAGCCCGGTGCTCCGGAAAACGCGTTCGGGGCCGGCCATAAAAAAACGCCCCGTACCAATGGGCACGAGGCGGCAGAGGCAGGTAGCCGCCGATGGACTAGGGCAGCGAAAGCAGGTAGCCGATAGTGAAATTGGCATCGTAGCCGAACACGAACTGCTGGCAGCCAGTAGCCGCCGCCACGGCCTGGTAGATGTTGAGGCCAGACTTGATTTTGGCCCCCGAAAGCTGCGGATAAGCATCAGCAGCTTTCAGTACGGTGTAGGGCTCCTGGCCCTGGCGTACGGCTTTAGCCAACTCGTAGGGTATGCCTCCGATAACGAAGCAGGTGCTGCGCAACTTGCCCGGCACCTTTGCCGCTTTGGCCTTCACATCGGCGATTACGGTGGCATCGGGCACGTCTTTTTCGTAGTATTTCGAGCCGTAGGTGTCTTCTACGTGGGGCTGGCCGTCTGCCAGCCACGCAATTTTGCTGTTGGCCGAGCCCATGTCGAGCATAAAGGCCTTATCGGCAAAAGGCATCGGGAGGGCTGCTTTGAGGCCCAGGGTACCTTCGCGCTCTGGCGTCACG
This region includes:
- a CDS encoding M61 family metallopeptidase — encoded protein: MKHTATTAILFSLGLGAFPVLAQVKPVPAKAAPAVAKPALAKPAPAKAVLLKPAPAKPVPAKPAAPKPAPISATPVAPAAAPIVTAPPAPVQAKADTGPAVRYTMAFPNAVHHEAKVTATFSGLPGGGPLHVRMARSSPGRYSIHDFAKNVYYVVATDGSNHPLPLNRPDPYGWDVMPAADGTVIFSYTLYGDQTDGTNVGIDQQHAHLNLPAALCYATDLEGRATEIKFDLPATWKVASQLRQGSDKAVYTAPNMQYMMDSPVSLGAQQVLSWQEGDQTIELATLYMGPVSEIDAYAKKIQKVVKEEKAIFGELPTFDFARYTFVADYLSQASGDGMEHRNSTSVTSPRTLKDEDATKNLGTVAHEFFHAWNVERLRPKDLEPFDFQRVNMSDNLWFAEGFTQYYGRLALRRAKLIEDEEFYDDISRWVNLRQNSPGARYASAIDMSRQAAYTDGAGTGAPMNLVNTNLSYYDQGAGIALVLDLQLRQHHRSSLDKFMQAMWQQYGKKQAGYAPTNPYTTRDLQRVLGEVSKDTVFADRFFRQYVYGREQPRFSENLLVAGLAVIPTRALGAALPSQVEFDEEGRCLVAYNTQIGSGLYKAGIDRGDQLMVLDGQTIKSSGDLDGVLHKHSPSDVVFVKVKTRGGVERTTQLILSEDPNVQVKPAESVDKMVYSPAQKVLREAWLASQASN
- a CDS encoding class I SAM-dependent methyltransferase, coding for MASPPTAPFSALIAPEKLVGFDRAAWFYDALAALVFGTSQQAAQRAALRGLPGGAPHVLILGGGTGWVLGEVLRRAPAATVLYLEASPRMLARARARLVREHPQAVGRVEFRHGTQAALQPAERFGAIITFFVLDCVPLADLEAAVAQLRAAQGPGAPWLVADFRPARRGWRHWLLQSMYTFFWLTTGLRAQEMPDLRTALGRLGLVAGHPQLFFGGAIEALVFRENPATAQP
- a CDS encoding phosphatase PAP2 family protein; its protein translation is MNRLTSRLLALVGLLTVEVLFGLVLFIVAFAVFFYLARVVFVHHSVALDNWASGIVDGWRLAHPGLTGPVRMVTFFAALPFLLPASIIAPLLIRRAGHPRGALEMLLAMAGSVLLNQLLKLYFNRPRPSNALLHTFGLSFPSGHAMLGFTFYGCLAWLLARHFKRPGWVVPLLLWAGLIGLTRVYLHAHYATDVLAGFAGGVAWLVAFRVGLKLFWREEAAVMQQERASS
- a CDS encoding GAF domain-containing protein, yielding MAVEPTLTVAPAVPVAPQPAAPASSAFPFRSTLSLEPLIAYWHARESASNAGVALLARTIGEQVAQAAWCRGLLTDYSVLECNCDLVETLMLAIFPPASFATDISGVVAPFQRHSFYSTLLFEEVLLNKDRTVKQPLNIDMPTMERQMGLMAYHLILHRLYGAEMPALGTIVFTVPDYKVGLYRHYGVDFNSDFVTVRVVGELPALTPEQIEFLVHNRQRPEVWHELLPAENFELEGFNLLQLVDVTDQEILSELKYDLLERDVLQNPARFEQIQEKLRVLFAMPALQLGIAAYDEKKRAFVDFGRKINHSFLAKQVQNQSANSSFRQIYERLLREREPLVLKDVANSDIPKDLRQQIITLGIKSAILALLPYGTDTVGLLELGTPDVNGLDEFDMDKVAQFVPLFAVAVKRNAEDLQSRIQAVIQQKFTAIHPTMEWRFADAARNLLTQLDAGNRTAEMEAIVFEDVYPLHGSCDIRGSSTVRNEAIQGDLIEHLTLANKVLNKASECQQLPILDELKFYVTKNLKRLREGMLTGDEANIYDSLKREVEPLFEYLATHTPELRPIITSYWNNIDPKLGILYKRRQDFEISVTTLNDAVSDYLDEEEDKAQLMFPHYFQRNKTDGVEFNIYVGSTLVQDKPFDLVFLKNLRLWQLLTMVEITRRTHVLKATLPVPLETTQLILIHGQSLSIRFRQDERQFDVDGAYNIRYEIIKKRIDKATVMGTGERLTQPGTLALVYAQTREAMEYYEYIDYLQDRGMLEPEVEELELEELQGVKGLLALRVRVRLVE
- a CDS encoding dicarboxylate/amino acid:cation symporter, translated to MAKSRLLLVAIMVLLAGVLTVLVANQMLVLPPAVPVAARWLALLTIAAAVAPRRSLTLWIVVSMLVGIELGHDAPAVAISLKVLSDAFLRLVKTIIAPLVFATLVVGIAGHADLKQVGRMGLKALVYFEVVTTFALFIGLAAINFTHAGRLDANVLAAARAANTSDEAKTLAVAGPQTAADIILHIFPENIAKSVAEGQVLQVVIFAILFAIGLAMTPERPRRVMLEVCESLSEVMFKFTNVVMYFAPLGVGGALAYTVGKMGFAPLLNALQLLLTLYGALIAFVLLVLLPVALLARLPLRRFIAAVAEPVSIAFATTSSEAALPRAMEAMESIGVPRRIVAFVMPTGYSFNLDGTTLYLSLAAVFVAQAAGIPLTFGQQLLMVFTLMLTSKGVAGVPRASLVILLATVASFNLPAWPVFIILGIDALMDMARTAVNVLGNCLASAVVARWEGEFVDDYQGPDPTAITQ